In one Helicoverpa zea isolate HzStark_Cry1AcR chromosome 5, ilHelZeax1.1, whole genome shotgun sequence genomic region, the following are encoded:
- the LOC124630227 gene encoding uncharacterized protein LOC124630227: MARSSVIIAVIAILSLGIAGVVAECMIPLVLRNTWFSFENGKQTITDINASEMTGRGVCVNIKAEYRVNYTMVFSYTKCYYCVKLIVRTVNVLEKIESPCVNLGPDEEPTVERVCRGLNPDQQGLITLFSENYVPVNCRSSLEGVWQFAYQNRFRFTGECNHPDAQIKSCQTAGTQFLITNQKFNITYRKCAGMSNTFDGVVEYSCLGHWFVNKNHFFAVANTKESRKDERYRCFLKNRDDDLYIGASITPECNTLKTVEKSPERYRVTAVKAEVVEPGCRLPQNFSGDWINTANIDADVFINETHIIETYYPDEGRFRRTIYVCREQRDSRVMMARLTVDGCQKDYVCFDFVPQHHNVIRYRKGLAMIQSNFHTVCSWVQFQNKQEWRYDIFLKKDPTPIRCPVAGKFNFTQKGDVKFETRILGGVTLSPRPNLYCKLNISDFSVCDIDQKTIQIKENYCLSVDYLGRPVDIYSDPDYRMKCIGFWKENLKSYLITYDELDPFSKYRCWVYQRADLNRVLMSQALGPYCDLKQDVTSWNYTEGAAVAVEMEEYERERDQCPMHFDDGSDPWSTKENYVKVFSFSFWGNNSAQAMAVNTVVVILAAFVTLLQ; encoded by the exons ATGGCTCGCAGTTCAGTCATAATCGCTGTGATAGCTATTCTCTCACTTGGCA TCGCAGGTGTAGTTGCAGAATGTATGATACCTTTAGTACTGAGAAATACGTGGTTTTCCTTCGAAAATGGGAAACAAACTATAACCGATATTAACGCCAGCGAAATGACTGGGAG GGGTGTTTGTGTTAACATAAAAGCTGAGTACCGGGTGAACTACACAATGGTGTTTTCTTACACAAAATGCTATTACTGTGTCAAGCTGATCGTAAGGACTGTGAACGTACTGGAGAAGATTGAGTCTCCTTGTGTGAACTTGGGTCCTGATGAAGAACCTACTGTGGAAAGAGTATGCAGGGGCCTTAACCCTGATCAGCAGGGTCTGATCACTTTGTTCTCTGAGAACTATGTGCCT GTCAATTGTCGCTCATCTCTGGAAGGTGTCTGGCAGTTTGCTTATCAGAATCGTTTCCGGTTCACCGGTGAATGTAACCACCCTGATGCTCAGATCAAGTCTTGTCAAACTGCTGGTACTCAGTTCTTGATCACCAACCAGAAATTTAACATAACATACAGGAAATGTGCTGGAATGTCCAATACATTTGATGGTGTTGTGGAATATAGCTGTTTAG gcCATTGGTTTGTAAACAAGAATCACTTCTTTGCGGTCGCAAATACGAAAGAATCTCGTAAAGACGAAAGGTATCGCTGTTTCCTTAAAAACAGAGATGATGATCTTTATATTGGTGCCTCAATTACACCTGAATGTAACACTTTGAAGACTGTTGAGAAGTCTCCAGAGAGGTACCGAGTTACTGCGGTCAAG GCTGAAGTAGTAGAACCAGGTTGTCGATTGCCACAGAACTTCTCAGGAGACTGGATTAACACAGCCAATATAGATGCAGATGTATTTATCAATGAGACACATATCATAGAGACTTATTATCCTGATGAGGGACGATTTAGGAGAACTATTTATGTTTGCAG AGAGCAGCGTGACAGTCGAGTGATGATGGCTCGTCTTACAGTTGATGGTTGCCAAAAGGATTATGTGTGCTTTGATTTTGTACCACAACATCATAATGTTATTAG ATACCGAAAGGGTTTGGCTATGATTCAAAGCAACTTCCACACAGTGTGTTCATGGGTGCAGTTCCAAAACAAACAAGAATGGCGTTATGATATATTCTTGAAGAAGGACCCCACTCCAATCCGATGCCCTGTGGCTGGAAAATTCAACTTTACCCAAAAAGGAGATGTAAAATTCGAAACAAGAATATTGGGAGGTGTTACCCTAAGTCCGAGACCAAACTTGTACTGCAAACTGAATATAAGTGACTTCTCAGTATGTGATATAGACCAGAAAACTATACAGATCAAGGAAAACTATTGTTTATCTGTAGATTATTTGGGAAGACCTGTTGATATCTACAGTGATCCTGATTACAGGATGAAATGCATAGGTTTCTGGAAAGAGAATCTGAAgtcttatttaattacttatgacGAGTTGGATCCCTTCTCTAAGTATAGATGTTGGGTGTATCAGCGGGCTGATCTTAATAG GGTACTTATGTCACAAGCCTTAGGTCCATACTGTGACTTGAAACAGGACGTGACGTCATGGAATTACACGGAAGGCGCAGCCGTCGCCGTCGAAATGGAAGAATACGAGAGAGAGCGAGACCAATGCCCGATGC
- the LOC124630228 gene encoding transcription elongation factor 1 homolog — MGRRKSKRKPPPKRKAIEPLDQQFNCPFCNHEKSCEVKMDRARNTARIQCRVCLEDFQTTTNVLSEPIDVYNDWVDACESAN; from the exons ATGGGTCGCCGTAAGTCTAAACGAAAGCCTCCTCCAAAAAGAAAAGCGATTGAACCACTAGATCAGCAGTTCAACTGCCCGTTTTGTAACCACGAAAAGTCCTGTGAAgtgaaaat GGATCGGGCTCGGAATACGGCACGGATACAATGTCGAGTTTGTTTAGAAGACTTTCAGACGACAACAAATGTGTTATCGGAGCCTATAGACGTTTATAACGATTGGGTAGATGCATGCGAAAGCGCCAACTAG